The Vibrio toranzoniae sequence TCTTCAATGCTGTGCATTAAAGAAGTAAAGCGGCGTTCTTGAAGTTTGGATTGGTCAATCGTCTCGATCTGTGCGGCAAGCTCTAGGCATTTCTTATAGGCAGTGACCAGTTTAAATTCTTTAATCTTATTGGTTTCGGTTGGTTGTTTTTGGACTTCAAATCGATGCCATATAAGGTCGGTACGCGCAACGCGACATTGACCGTCATTCATGTTCAATTGCTCACACTGTAACGCCGGGTTGCTTTGGCACAACTGATCGGTATTTTTGTTCCCTTCAAGACACCCAACTAAAGTGAGAGGCAATATGCCAACCGCCAACCATTTCATAATTTTCATATTCCTTCACTTGTGATCAAATACACTTATTTTCGGTCAGGTTCTTGACTCAATTCTGTTACGGGTTATTTTCTGGTGAAAATTGTTAAAACTAAGGCTTTTACCATGGATGCAGAACAACTTCTTAGCGCAATGACTCCCGAAGTCTACGAACGTTTAACTTACGCTGTTGAAACGGGTAAATGGCCAGAAGGTACGGTGCTCTCAAAAGAACAGCGCGATTCGTGTATGCAAGCGGTTATGTTATACCAATCTAAACATAACTCTGAAGCTCAACATATGACAATTGCAGCTGGCGGTGAGATGAGTTTTAAATCTAAGTCTGAACTAAAGAAACAGTTTAAATCAGACCAAGAAGATATTGTTAGGGTTAACCCAAATCATTAATCTTAAATTACAACAAAGGGGTGGCACTGTGCCATCCCTTTTATTGTTAAGTTGTTTATTTGTAAGCAATAAAACGACTTAGTTCACGTTAAAATCTTTTGATTATCGTGAAGAGACAGGATTCACATCAAGGTCTTGGATCAACGAACAGTTAACAATCTTATAAGTTCATCTCACCACGTAACACTTGTTGCATCTGAATCTTCACTTCTTCGTAGCTCAAGTTTTGGCTTAGTAGATAGTGTAACTTCGCTAGTGCCGCTTCTGGGGTCATATCGTAACCACTGATTACACCTGCTTCCGCCAAGGCACAGCCTGTTGCGTACCCCCCCATGTTGACTTTACCCGCCAAGCATTGAGTTAAGTTCACCACAATGACACCTCGCTCTGAGGCCTCTTTTAAGTGTTGAAGAAGTTCGGGGTTTTGTGGGGCGTTGCCTACACCAAAAGTAAGCAGAATCATTGCGTTAACAGGCTGTAGTAACGTGTTACGGATCACTTCGTGTGAGATGCCTGGGTACATAGTGATGACGCCGATAGGTTGCGGAGTAATGTTATGAACCTTGAAATCACCTTCCGGTTGTTCGTTTACCTTTACGTTATTGCTAAGTTGGATGTTGATACCCGCTTCTAGCAATGGGGTCAGGTTTGGGGAGGTAAACGCATTGAAGCCATCAGCGTGTGATTTGGTGCTGCGGTTGCCACGCATCAATTTGTTGTTGAAGAACAGTGTCACTTCGTTGATAGGGTAGTTCGCCGCGATGTGCAGTGCGTTCAGTAGGTTGGCTTGTCCATCTGAACGTAGTTCTGCGAGTGGAATCTGAGATCCCGTTACAATCACAGGCTTGCCTAGGTTTTCTAACATGAACGACAGCGCAGATGCGGTGTAAGCCATAGTGTCTGTGCCATGCAGGATAACGAAACCATCGTATTTATCGTAGTTCGCCCGGATATCATCAGCGATAGTCTGCCAATCAAGCGGCGTCATATCTGAAGAGTCCATTAACGGAGAGTATTCATGAATGGTGTACTCAGGCATCTCTGGGCGATGGAATTCAGGCATGCCAGCTAGCTGCTTGTCCATGAAACCTGCGACTGGGACATAACCGTGATCAACAGATTTCTGCATGCCAATAGTGCCGCCAGTGTACGCGATATAGATGTGTTTTCTTTCCATAGCGATTAATACTTAGTGTGATATAGGGAACAGGGAGGCGATTATAGCGAATTGTCATGCAATAAAAAGAGGCACCTAACACAGAGGCGCCTCTTGGTTATTGGTTTAGCTTATTGAACTTGGCAGTTTAAGCAAAAAGCATAACGGCCTTGTGGGTCGTTAAAGTTGCCTAACAGTTGGCTATCTTGAGCTAGCTGCTGAGTAACTGGCTGTAAACTGCTTGGTATCATGGATTGAATATCAAGACCAATCGACATCTGAACTTGATTCATGAATTCTTGAATAAATTGTTCAGTTGCTGAAAGAGGCTCTTCTACCCAGTAAATGTTGTAGGCTTCTAACTCGGCAAGCGAAGCTGCCGCTGCAATCGCATCATCAAAATCACCAATTTCATCGACTAGGCCTCTCTGCATCGCATCTTGACCTGTCCATACTCGACCTTGAGCGATCTCGTCGACGGAACCAATGTCCATGCCGCGATTTTCTCCAACCAGGCTGATAAAACGGCGGTAACCATTTTCAATGCCCATTTGGAAAGCGTCTTTAGCACCATCACTTAGTCCTGTCGTAATACCCAGATCGGAGAAGGGTGATGTACCAACGCCATCAGTGTAAACACCAATGTCATTTAGTCCTTTTTCGAAGGTCGTGATAACGCTGAAGATGCCAATCGAGCCCGTTAGTGTGGTTGGTTGAGCTAAGATTTTGTCCGCGCTCATAGAGATCCAATAACCACCAGAAGCGGCGAGGCTAGACATAGAGACGACAACAGGTTTGCCTGCTTGTTTGATTGCTTCTATTTCATTACGTATTACTTCTGAAGCAAATGCGCTGCCACCGGGGCTGTCTACTCGAAGTACGACGGCTTTCACTTTGTCGTCGTTACGAGCTTGGCGAAGTAGTGCGGCAGTCGTGTCCCCACCAACCGTACCACGTGGTTGCTTACCATCCATAATGGCACCACTGGCAACAATTACAGCAACATCATGCGATTCACTTGTTAGGTCTGGAAGCATCGTTGCACGGTATTCGTAGTAGCCAAGCGCGTTGTAGCTGTCTTGACCGTCGCTGCCAAACACATCTGCAAGTTTGAGTCGTACTTGCTGGCGAGTCGCTAGCTCATCAATTAAGCCAAGCTTTTCTGCCAGTTTTGCGATATCACCGTCTACTGACTCAAGGTCTTCCAAGAATGATTCCATGCTTGGGTTTAGAGTTTTAGCATCTATTTGGCGATTGTTGGTCACGTCATCGACGTACGCACCCCATAGTTGGCCTAACCAACGTGATGCTGACTCTTTGGAAGCATCTGACATGTCATCACGAATAAAAGGTTCGATTGCAGACTTGTAAGTGCCTACTCGGAACACATGGGTGTTCACGTCTAGCTTTTCTAATAAGGTTTTGTAATAAAGTGAGTAAGCGCTGTAGCCTTTAAGAAGGACACCACCATCTGGCGACAAGAATACTTTAGTCGCGTAGCTCGCTAGGTAGTATTGGCTCTGGTTGTAAAAGTCACCTACCGCATAAATCGGCTTACCAGCTGCTTTGAACTCGTTCAGTGCCTTAGCAATGTAACGAAGCTTGGTTAGATTGGTTTCTGGTAGCTCTTTAAGCGCTAATACAATGCCCGTTACGTTTTCATCGTCTTTGGCGTAGCGAATCGTTTCAACAATATCAAACAGTACGTTTTCTTTCGGAAAGTCTTTACCAAGCAATGACCCTGTTACGGAGTCCATCGGGTTGATATAACGGCTTTGTTCTACAATTGGACCCGATAGGTTAAGTACTAAAGCCGATTGTTGTGGAACGACCGGCTTAGTCGTAGTCGAGTGGAAGTATACAAAGTAAATGATGGCGATACTGAGTAAAAAGATGATGTTAACAAGCGCAAGACGTACAAACGTAATGAGCTTCCAAATCCCTTTAAAAATCATACCGATAAATTTGAATATTTTTTTCATTCTTTCTCCACGGTGAGATAACGTTGCCTGAACAAGCCGTAAACCATTAATCTCATAATATTAAGCTGCTTAGTATCCTACGATAATTCCCAAGCTCAAACTACACCAAGAATAGTTTATCGATATATATTCTCATTAAGTATAGGGTCTATTGACCTTTAGAGTTGGCTTTTGAAGCATGAAAATTCAAAGCACTATGATCGGTGTTACAAAAATGTAAACGGTTGTTTGAACTTTTGATGATTGAACTATAGTGTGGTCAGACCACAAGGATAAAATAATAGAAGTGATGTCTGCCATGTACCCACATTTACTTGAACCACTCGATCTTGGATTTACTCAGTTACGTAACCGTGTATTGATGGGATCAATGCACACAGGTTTAGAAGAAAATAAAGAAGGCCTACACAAACTCGCCGCGTTTTATGAAGAGCGAGCAAAAGGAGGCGTTGGTCTTATTGTTACCGGTGGTTTCTCTCCTAATTTACGTGGCAGATTAACCCCATTCAGTGCTGAATTCAGTAAAGTAAAGCACGCCAAAGCGCACCAAGTTGTTACCGAAGCTGTCCACAAGCACGGCGGTAAAATTGCGCTTCAATTGTTGCATGCAGGTCGTTATGCGATGCACCCATTCGCGCAAAGTGCTTCTGGCATTAAAGCGCCTATCGCTAAGTTCGCTCCAAGTGAGATGAGCCCTCGCCAAATCAAAAAGACCATTGGTGCCTTTGCCAACAGTGCCGAGCTCGCTCAAGTCGCTGGTTACGACGGCATTGAAATCATGGGCTCTGAAGGTTACTTAATTAACCAATTCATCTGTAAGCGTACCAACATGCGTTACGACGAATGGGGCGGTTCTTATGAGAAGCGTATGCGTTTCCCACTGGAGATCGTTAAATCGATTCGCGAAGCAGTGGGTGATGACTTTATTATTATTTTCCGACTGTCGATGCTGGATTTGGTTGAGCAAGGCAGCACCTTTGAAGATGTTGTTCTACTGGCTCAAAAGCTAGAAGAAGCTGGCGTTACCATTATCAATACCGGTATCGGTTGGCACGAAGCGCGCATTCCGACCATCGCGACACAAGTACCACGCGGTGCGTTCTCTTGGGTAACCGAGAAAGTAAAACCGCATGTTTCTATCCCAGTGATTACTTGTAACCGTATCAATACACCAGAAGAAGCCGAACGTATTCTCAGCTCTGGACAGGCTGATATGGTGTCTATGGCGCGTCCTTTCTTGGCGGACCCTGATTTCGTTAATAAAGCCGCTCAAGACCAAGCTCAGTTCATCAATACCTGTATCGGTTGTAACCAAGCTTGTCTTGATAACGTATTCAAAGGCAAACGAGCGAGTTGTTTGGTTAACCCTAGAGCCTGTTACGAAACGGAAATGGTTGTTCAGCCTGCGGAAGCGACTAAAACCATTGCGGTTGTGGGCGCAGGCCCGGCAGGCTTGGCTTGTGCAACGACGTTGGCACAGCGTGGGCACAAGGTTGACTTGATTGAGAAAAATGACCGCATTGGCGGCCAGTTTAGATTGGCAATGCAGATCCCAGGTAAAGAGGAGTTCAGAGAAACCATTCGTTACTTTGCCAACCAAATCGATGCGTCAGGCGTCAATTTAAAACTGGATACCGAAGCGACGTTCGAGATGTTGTTGAAGTACGATGAAGTTGTTATGGCGGCAGGTGTCGAACCAAGAAAGCTCGATATTGAAGGCATTGATCAAGAAAACGTGGTTGATTACCAAACCTTGATTCGTGATAAGACACCAGTAGGAAAAAAGGTCGCAATTGTTGGTGCTGGTGGTATCGGTATTGATGTGGCAACTATGCTGACAGAGCCGACTTCACATAGCTTGGATGACTGGCTGCATGAGTGGGGCATCGATAAGAACATGGAACACCCAGGCGGGCTTTATCCTTACCCTGATTCGTTCAGCGATAAAACGGTGTGGGTAATGCAGCGTAAAGAAGGTCGTGTTGGTAAAGGCCCGGGTAAAACGACGGGCTGGATTCACAAACGTACGCTAGAAAAACGAGGTGTGAACCTACTTGGCGGCGTGAGCTACAATAAAATTGATGACCAAGGTCTGCATATCAGCGTTGGTAAAAAAGACCAAGTGTTGGATGCCGATTCCGTTGTTGTGTGTGCAGGCCAAGTGTCGGTTCGACCATTTGAAGGTATGTGGCAAGAGTTTGGTGGCAAACTGCACGTGATAGGCGGTGCCGATTATGCCGGAGAGCTGGATGCCGTACGTGCGATTCGTCAAGGTGTTGAGCTAGCTATTAAGTTATAGAATCAGCTATCAAACGGTAATTTTATCGGTAGATATTGTTACTTAATTTACTGAGCTAGATTTTGAACAAGGCTCCTAAGTCATAGATTTAGGAGCCTTTATTGTTTCTAATCTAGGTTAAAGAGACAGTCGTTGAGATTTATTATCGTTTGTATTCTGTGCTAAAGTTCAACTATACAAACAATAAAAATTAGTAAGGACTTCAAATGGATGCTTTGGATCTATTGCTCAACAGACGCTCAATCGCAAAACTCTCTGATCCGGCACCTGAAGGTGTCGCGTTAGAAAACATCATCAAAGCGGGCTTACGTGCACCAGATCATGGCGCACTAACACCTTGGCGCTTTGTTATCGCGCAAGGGTCAGGGCTACAGAAACTTTCTGATATCTTGGTTCGTGCTGCTGAAGCGGATGAAAGCGAAGAAGCTGTGATCGAGAAAGTTAAGAAAGCGCCGTTCCGAGCTCCAATGGTGATCACCGTGATTGCTAAAGTGACTGAGCACGAGAAAGTGCCCGCGATCGAACAACACCTTTCTGCTGGCTGTGCTGCGCAAGCAATGCAAATGGCAGCCGTCGCTCAAGGCTTCCAAGGTTTTTGGCGTTCAGGTAAGTGGATGTTCCATCCAGAAGTTCACCAAGCATTTGGCCTAGAAGGCGATGACGAAATTGTTGGTTTCTTATATTTGGGTACTCCGGGCTGTACGCCAATGAAAGTGTCAGAGCGTGAATTCTCAAAGTTCGTCGAGTTCTTATAAAGAACGTGGAAGCTGAATAGTGGAATGCTAACTGTATAAACAACCAGTTTCCCTTGATTTCTAGGGGCCACATTAGATAATGTGGCCCTAATTGTTTGTAGTATCTGGAAAAACATGTCTCGCCTTATTATTGCTGAAAAACCAAGCCTAGGCCGCGCGATCGCCGCCGCTCTACCGAATCCACAGAAGAAAGACCAAGGGTTTATCAAATGTGGTAATGGGGATGTGGTGACTTGGTGTATTGGACACTTATTGGAGCAGGTTGAGCCGGATGCTTATGACGACCGCTATAAAAAATGGAACTTGGCCGATCTTCCTATCATGCCAGAGCAGTGGCAATTAAGACCGCGTAAGACTTCAAGCAAACAGCTTACGGTGATCCGAAAGCTATTGAAGGACGCGACACAAATTGTTCACGCTGGCGACCCGGATAGAGAAGGGCAGCTGCTGGTTGATGAAGTGATTGACTACTGCAAGGTGTCCAAGGCCAAGAAAGAGTCAATGGACAGGCTGCTGATTAGTGACTTGAACTTGCCAGCGGTAAAGCGAGCGCTCTCTCAAATGCGCAGCAACCGTGATTTTATTCCACTGTCTATTTCGGCTTTAGCACGCTCTAGAGCTGATTGGTTGTATGGAATGAACATGACTCGCGCCTATACCTTGCTTGGCCAAAAGGCGGGCTACCAAGGCGTACTGTCGGTAGGACGAGTGCAGACTCCAGTACTTGGCTTGGTGGTGAGACGTGATGAAGAAATCGAAAACTTCATTCCAAAAGATTATTTCACTTTGCATGCGCTGATCCCTTATCAAAACAATGGGCAGAGCTTTGATATTAGAGCGCGTTGGAAACCAAGCGAAGCATGTAAACCATGGCAAGATGAAGAAGGCCGAGTACTCAATCGAAAGTTGGCTGAAAATGTGGCTAACCGAATTGCGAATCAGCCTGCGACAGTGACAGAATCAGAGCAAAAGCAAAGTAAACAAGCGGCGCCATTGCCTTATTCGTTGTCTGCGTTGCAGATTGATGCGTCTAAACGTTTTGGCATGAGTGCTCAGCAGGTGTTAGACACTTGTCAGTCTTTGTACGAAAAACACAAGCTCATCACTTACCCGCGTTCTGATAGCCGCTATCTCCCTAAAGAGCACTATTCTCAGCGAGAGTCGATCGTGGATGCTATCGCTAACAATGCGAAAGAGCTGCAAAGTGGGGCTCAAGGCGCGGACCTTTCTCTTAAATCCAAAGCATGGAACGACAGCAAGGTCGATGCTCACCACGCGATTATTCCTACTCCAAAGAAATCATCGGTGAATGGTTTGTCTGCCAATGAGATGAAAATCTATCAACAGATCGCTCGCCAGTATCTAATGCAATTCTACCCACCTGCTATTTTTGCCGATGCCAAGTTAGTCTTTGATATTGCTGGTGGCGTGTTCATCGCGAAAGGGCGTCAGCTTATCAACCCGGGTTGGAAAGTGTTGATGGGTAAAACCGACACCGAAGAGAAAGGTGATGGTACTGATACGGTTCCACCGCTCGATAAAGGGACTGTGTTGACCTGTCGTGAAGGTGTGATTGGCGATAAGAAAACCGAACCGCCAAAGCACTTCACCGAAGCGACCTTGCTACAAGCAATGACTGGTATCGCGCGCTTTGTCGCAAACAAAGACCTCAAAGCCATCTTGAAAGAGACCGATGGCCTTGGTACTGAAGCAACCCGTGCAGGCATTCTAGATACCCTTTTCAAAAGGCAACTGCTAACGCGACAAGGCAAAAATATTCACAGTAGCCCTGCAGGCAGAGGTTTAATTCATGCCTTACCTGAGGATTCTACCTTCCCAGACATGACGGCACACTGGGAGCACCAGTTGCAAGGTATGGCAGAACGAAATCAAGCATACCAACCTTTTATGCAAGCGCTGGAAAGCAAGATAGATGGGCTGATGGGTAAAGTAAAAACGGGAGAAGTTCCTGAATCACTCCGCCACCTTCCTAAAGTCGAAAGACCAGCGTTTAAACGTCGTAAAGGAGGTGGTGCGAAGAAGTCTTATGCCAAGAACGGTTCGTATGCTAAGAATGGCTCGTATGCTAAGAAAAGTACTTCCGCTAAAAAGGGCACTAAGAGCTAGTACTTATCGGTAGAGGGATTAACGTCCAACCTTGCGTCCGCAGCGCTTAAACAACTGCTGCCAGTAATCCACATGGCGGCGCGTTGAGGCGCGAAAGGCTTGGTGCGTATCTCGGATAGGAAAGTAGTAGCTGTGAAGTTCTGGCTGAGCATCAAACATAACAAGCTGCGATGCTAACTGCTGATAATAGCCATCCAGTTGCGCCATGTAAGGCTGAACTTTATCAATATACTGTTGTTCGAACACATTGTTGAGATAACGAAACTTAGTGGTGTCTCGTTGTTTTCCGCAGATGATATTGGCATCAAAAGTTGTGAGTTGTTTGGTGATGGTATCGAGCTCAACTGAAGCACGAGCGAGTGAGTAATACAAATCTCCAAGCGTAGAACTCTTCTCCAGTACTTCTTGCACTTCAATGGTTTTGCCCGAAACGAGCGACGTGTTTAACGCCTGATTGATATGTTTTAGGGCGTCACTTGTCTGTCTCACTTGATCGCCAATATCAGCACGTAACCACTGACTCCCCCGCATTTGCGACTGCATAGCATCACTGGCGTAGATGAGATTCCATTGATGTAGCGGAAACTGTACGAGTTTCTGTTGTTCAATTTCTCTTAATAATTCCACGATCTCTGGGTCTAACTCGTTATTAGCTAAACATTGACCAATACCCTCGAGTAGATCGACTTGATAATCGTAATTGCGGAACTCATCCGCGACTTTTCCGAGAACTGAATTCCTCTTGGCAATCAGATTAAATAACCCACACTGACGAAGCTGGTAGCTGTTGATGAGCCCGATAGAGAGCGAAGGTACATCCAATAACAGCTCTCGCTTTCTCGGTAAGCTTTCGAGTTCCCAGTTCTCTTTGATCTCATCGGCGTCTTGTACTCTGGCTATTTTAGTTTGATAGTCGTCGAACAAGTCTCCAGGGCCTTCCCCAAAACACCCACCGAGCACCATGGTTAACAGAACCAGTGGTGAACGCCGCAGTAAATTTGAAAGAAGGCGAGGATTCATGGGGAGCCTACCAATCTATATCGGTGCCATCGAAATTGAAGAAGTGACCACTTACTTCGGTATTGGCAGATTCGATGACTTTGATAAGGCCAGATGTCGAAGTGTCTGTATCGATTAGAGCATTTGGCCCACCCATTTCGGTCTGTACCCAACCTGGATGCAGTGCTAACACAGTAAAGCCACCATCGGTTAGGTCGTTGCTTAAACTCTTCACAACGGAGTTGAGAGCCGCTTTAGAGGAGCGATAGATGTAGCCGCCGCCGGAGGTGTTCTCTGTCATGCTGCCCACTCGAGAAGACAAGCAAGCGACCTTTTTCAGGTCACTGTTTTCTAAAACAGGTAATAGCGTTTCGACAAGCTTCAATGGTGCAATCGTGTTGACTTCAAAAACACGTCGCCACTCTTCAACATCGGTATTACCCAGTCCGTAACCCTTTGGCCCATAGTAGCCAGCATTGTTAATCAAGATATCAATCGACGGAATTTGAGAAGGAAGCTGGCTCACCGCTTGGTAATCGGTTATTTCTAACTGAATGCAGGTTAGGTTACTGTTGTGGTCTGCGAGTGAGAGCAGTTCTTTTGCTGAAGAGGCGTCACGGTAAGTTGCGTACACCTTGTGATTACCTTTCAAGTATTGTTGAGTCAAACTTAAGCCAATGCCGCGGTTCGCTCCAGTAATAAAAATAACGCTCATGGTGATTCCTTTTCAGTTCAATTAGTTAAGTTTGATGGCTTAACACGAGAAAATCAACGGTCCACCAACTGGCCATTAGCATTCCTACAAAAATCATTACTGCAGCCATCGAGCCGCAGATCACCCCAAGGATGAGTATTACGTTTTTCATTGTTGCCTCTGAAATGCATTGTAGATAATGATAATTGTTATCATTAATTAAGGTTGTCGCCAAGTCTGAGGCTGTTATGATTTTAAGAAAGATACGCAATTAACTTGATTATGATTCCTTTAATTTACCACCCAATCTATTCGCAACTGCCTTTACCTGAAGGTCACCGTTATCCGATTAACAAATATCAGTTGTTACACAGTGCTGTTGAGGTGCTAATGGATAGCGAGCCAGAATGGAAGAGCAAGTTCGAAGTGTTCCAACCAACGCCCGTTTCGGTTGAACAAGTCAAACAGGTACACGATAGCGAGTATGTGGATTTGCTTGTGTCTGGTAATTTGCCTGCGGCAAAGATGAGACGTATCGGCTTCCCGTGGAGCGAGTCTCTTATCGAAAGAACGCTCTATTCTAGCGGTGGAACCTGCTTGACCGCGGAAATGGCGATAGAGTGTGGTTTAGCGATTCATTTGAGTGGTGGCTACCATCACGCGCATCATGATTTTGGAAGCGGCTTTTGTTTGTTGAACGATTTGGTGTTAGCAGCAAAGCACGCCTTGACCTTTGAGCACGTAGATAAGGTGCTGATCGTTGATAGTGACGTACACCACGGTGACGGCACAGCGACACTCTGCCAAGACTGCGATGAGATTGTTACTCTTTCTTTTCACTGTGATAAAAATTTTCCAGCTCGAAAGCCATTATCGGATTTAGATGTGCCACTAAGTCGCGAAACCGAAGATGAAGAATTTTTGCGTTGTTTCGAGCAAGTCACCAAGCTTGCGATTGCCCATCACCAACCTGACCTCATCATTTATGATGCGGGTATCGATATCCATCAAGACGATGAACTGGGCTATTTGAATGTGTCTACACAAGGGATCTTTGAACGTGACTGCTTGATGATTGGCCTAGCGAAATCAGAATCCATTCCGATGGCGTGTGTCGTTGGGGGAGGCTATCGAACACAGCATGAAGATCTGGTTCCTATTCACATGCAATTATTGAAAGCGGCTCATCATGTTTACGATTAACTTCTCAAATTAACCACTGAACCCTCATTAAAAAGGTGATAAAGAAGAAGCATCGGTTGCACCAAAAAAGACACGACTTGCACCATTTTGATACGAAGAAAGTACTTTTTTATTAATTAGTTACGTATTCGTGTGATTAATTCTGGTCTGTAAATTGCTTTACCCATGTGAATATAAAAACACAAGGGATGTAAATGAACCTGACGGACAAGGAACGCAGTTGGCTTAAGTGGTTTGGCGCAACAGGGAAACTGGCAATGCGTAGAGCCTGTTTTCTAAATCGAAGTAGGACAGAAGAGCTTGAGCAAACATTTGAAAGTATCGCTCATACTCGGGTTCAACTTCTTCATCATTGGGTGAAGAACCAATGGGGCTTTTTAGAAGACTCTGCCGTTTATTTAGC is a genomic window containing:
- a CDS encoding YeaC family protein is translated as MDAEQLLSAMTPEVYERLTYAVETGKWPEGTVLSKEQRDSCMQAVMLYQSKHNSEAQHMTIAAGGEMSFKSKSELKKQFKSDQEDIVRVNPNH
- the ansA gene encoding asparaginase; the protein is MERKHIYIAYTGGTIGMQKSVDHGYVPVAGFMDKQLAGMPEFHRPEMPEYTIHEYSPLMDSSDMTPLDWQTIADDIRANYDKYDGFVILHGTDTMAYTASALSFMLENLGKPVIVTGSQIPLAELRSDGQANLLNALHIAANYPINEVTLFFNNKLMRGNRSTKSHADGFNAFTSPNLTPLLEAGINIQLSNNVKVNEQPEGDFKVHNITPQPIGVITMYPGISHEVIRNTLLQPVNAMILLTFGVGNAPQNPELLQHLKEASERGVIVVNLTQCLAGKVNMGGYATGCALAEAGVISGYDMTPEAALAKLHYLLSQNLSYEEVKIQMQQVLRGEMNL
- the sppA gene encoding signal peptide peptidase SppA encodes the protein MKKIFKFIGMIFKGIWKLITFVRLALVNIIFLLSIAIIYFVYFHSTTTKPVVPQQSALVLNLSGPIVEQSRYINPMDSVTGSLLGKDFPKENVLFDIVETIRYAKDDENVTGIVLALKELPETNLTKLRYIAKALNEFKAAGKPIYAVGDFYNQSQYYLASYATKVFLSPDGGVLLKGYSAYSLYYKTLLEKLDVNTHVFRVGTYKSAIEPFIRDDMSDASKESASRWLGQLWGAYVDDVTNNRQIDAKTLNPSMESFLEDLESVDGDIAKLAEKLGLIDELATRQQVRLKLADVFGSDGQDSYNALGYYEYRATMLPDLTSESHDVAVIVASGAIMDGKQPRGTVGGDTTAALLRQARNDDKVKAVVLRVDSPGGSAFASEVIRNEIEAIKQAGKPVVVSMSSLAASGGYWISMSADKILAQPTTLTGSIGIFSVITTFEKGLNDIGVYTDGVGTSPFSDLGITTGLSDGAKDAFQMGIENGYRRFISLVGENRGMDIGSVDEIAQGRVWTGQDAMQRGLVDEIGDFDDAIAAAASLAELEAYNIYWVEEPLSATEQFIQEFMNQVQMSIGLDIQSMIPSSLQPVTQQLAQDSQLLGNFNDPQGRYAFCLNCQVQ
- a CDS encoding NADPH-dependent 2,4-dienoyl-CoA reductase → MSAMYPHLLEPLDLGFTQLRNRVLMGSMHTGLEENKEGLHKLAAFYEERAKGGVGLIVTGGFSPNLRGRLTPFSAEFSKVKHAKAHQVVTEAVHKHGGKIALQLLHAGRYAMHPFAQSASGIKAPIAKFAPSEMSPRQIKKTIGAFANSAELAQVAGYDGIEIMGSEGYLINQFICKRTNMRYDEWGGSYEKRMRFPLEIVKSIREAVGDDFIIIFRLSMLDLVEQGSTFEDVVLLAQKLEEAGVTIINTGIGWHEARIPTIATQVPRGAFSWVTEKVKPHVSIPVITCNRINTPEEAERILSSGQADMVSMARPFLADPDFVNKAAQDQAQFINTCIGCNQACLDNVFKGKRASCLVNPRACYETEMVVQPAEATKTIAVVGAGPAGLACATTLAQRGHKVDLIEKNDRIGGQFRLAMQIPGKEEFRETIRYFANQIDASGVNLKLDTEATFEMLLKYDEVVMAAGVEPRKLDIEGIDQENVVDYQTLIRDKTPVGKKVAIVGAGGIGIDVATMLTEPTSHSLDDWLHEWGIDKNMEHPGGLYPYPDSFSDKTVWVMQRKEGRVGKGPGKTTGWIHKRTLEKRGVNLLGGVSYNKIDDQGLHISVGKKDQVLDADSVVVCAGQVSVRPFEGMWQEFGGKLHVIGGADYAGELDAVRAIRQGVELAIKL
- a CDS encoding NAD(P)H nitroreductase, with amino-acid sequence MDALDLLLNRRSIAKLSDPAPEGVALENIIKAGLRAPDHGALTPWRFVIAQGSGLQKLSDILVRAAEADESEEAVIEKVKKAPFRAPMVITVIAKVTEHEKVPAIEQHLSAGCAAQAMQMAAVAQGFQGFWRSGKWMFHPEVHQAFGLEGDDEIVGFLYLGTPGCTPMKVSEREFSKFVEFL
- a CDS encoding DNA topoisomerase III, with translation MSRLIIAEKPSLGRAIAAALPNPQKKDQGFIKCGNGDVVTWCIGHLLEQVEPDAYDDRYKKWNLADLPIMPEQWQLRPRKTSSKQLTVIRKLLKDATQIVHAGDPDREGQLLVDEVIDYCKVSKAKKESMDRLLISDLNLPAVKRALSQMRSNRDFIPLSISALARSRADWLYGMNMTRAYTLLGQKAGYQGVLSVGRVQTPVLGLVVRRDEEIENFIPKDYFTLHALIPYQNNGQSFDIRARWKPSEACKPWQDEEGRVLNRKLAENVANRIANQPATVTESEQKQSKQAAPLPYSLSALQIDASKRFGMSAQQVLDTCQSLYEKHKLITYPRSDSRYLPKEHYSQRESIVDAIANNAKELQSGAQGADLSLKSKAWNDSKVDAHHAIIPTPKKSSVNGLSANEMKIYQQIARQYLMQFYPPAIFADAKLVFDIAGGVFIAKGRQLINPGWKVLMGKTDTEEKGDGTDTVPPLDKGTVLTCREGVIGDKKTEPPKHFTEATLLQAMTGIARFVANKDLKAILKETDGLGTEATRAGILDTLFKRQLLTRQGKNIHSSPAGRGLIHALPEDSTFPDMTAHWEHQLQGMAERNQAYQPFMQALESKIDGLMGKVKTGEVPESLRHLPKVERPAFKRRKGGGAKKSYAKNGSYAKNGSYAKKSTSAKKGTKS
- a CDS encoding DUF3080 domain-containing protein, with the protein product MNPRLLSNLLRRSPLVLLTMVLGGCFGEGPGDLFDDYQTKIARVQDADEIKENWELESLPRKRELLLDVPSLSIGLINSYQLRQCGLFNLIAKRNSVLGKVADEFRNYDYQVDLLEGIGQCLANNELDPEIVELLREIEQQKLVQFPLHQWNLIYASDAMQSQMRGSQWLRADIGDQVRQTSDALKHINQALNTSLVSGKTIEVQEVLEKSSTLGDLYYSLARASVELDTITKQLTTFDANIICGKQRDTTKFRYLNNVFEQQYIDKVQPYMAQLDGYYQQLASQLVMFDAQPELHSYYFPIRDTHQAFRASTRRHVDYWQQLFKRCGRKVGR
- a CDS encoding SDR family oxidoreductase; amino-acid sequence: MSVIFITGANRGIGLSLTQQYLKGNHKVYATYRDASSAKELLSLADHNSNLTCIQLEITDYQAVSQLPSQIPSIDILINNAGYYGPKGYGLGNTDVEEWRRVFEVNTIAPLKLVETLLPVLENSDLKKVACLSSRVGSMTENTSGGGYIYRSSKAALNSVVKSLSNDLTDGGFTVLALHPGWVQTEMGGPNALIDTDTSTSGLIKVIESANTEVSGHFFNFDGTDIDW